A stretch of the Lactuca sativa cultivar Salinas chromosome 9, Lsat_Salinas_v11, whole genome shotgun sequence genome encodes the following:
- the LOC111921261 gene encoding peptidyl-prolyl cis-trans isomerase FKBP12 — MGVEKEVVRPGNGPKPSPGQNVTVHCTGFGKNGDLSQKFWSTKDPGQEPFTFKIGQGQVIKGWDEGVLGMQLGEVARLRCSPDYAYGAGGFPAWGIQPNSTLVFEIEVLRAQ; from the exons ATGGGAGTGGAGAAGGAAGTAGTCCGACCCGGAAACGGTCCGAAGCCCTCCCCCGGCCAAAATGTCACCGTTCACTGTACTGGATTCG GGAAAAACGGCGATCTTTCTCAGAAATTCTGGAG CACAAAAGATCCAGGGCAGGAGCCATTCACCTTCAAAATTGGTCAAGGCCAAGTTATTAAAG GTTGGGATGAAGGTGTTTTGGGAATGCAATTGGGAGAAGTTGCTCGGCTAAGG TGTTCACCTGATTATGCTTATGGTGCTGGTGGATTTCCTGCATGGGGCATTCAGCCTAACTCAACTTTGGTTTTTGAGATTGAAGTTCTTCGTGCACAGTAA